The region ACGCGGTCCGTGTCGATGCGGGCCGGGAGCAGGCCCAGGACACGGATGCCGCGCGGTCCCAGTTCGTCGGCGAGGGACTTGGCGAAGCCCGCGAGACCGGGGCGCAGACCGTTGGAGATGGTCAGGCCCGGGATCGGCTCGTAGACCGAGCCGGAGAGCACGAAGCCGATGACGCCGCCCTCGCCGAGCTCCGCGGCGGCCGCGCGGGCCAGCCGGACCGCGCCCAGGAAGACGGACTCGAAGGCGGCCGTCCACTGCTCGTCCGTGTTGTCCGCGACGAACCCGGGCGGCGGGCCGCCGACGCTGATCAGGATGCCGTCGAAGCCGCCGAAGTGCGCGCGGGCCGCCGCGATCAGCCGGTCCGCGGCCCCCGGGTCGGAGTTGTCTGCGGCCACCCCGACCGCGTTCGGCCCGAGCGCGGACGCCGCGTCGGCGGCGGTCTTCTCGTCGCGCCCCGTGACGATCACCTTCGCGCCGTCGGCGGTGAGCTCGCGCGCGGTGGCGTTGCCCAGGCCACGGGTGGCTCCCGTGACGACGTACACACGGTCCTTCAGTCCAAGATCCATGGCCCCCATCCTCCCCTATCCGGTCGTCTCGACTCCTCCCGGATGCGCTTCACCGAACAGGTTGAAGGCGGTTCCCACCAGGCCGAGGTGGCTGAACGCCTGCGGGAAGTTGCCGAGCTGGCGGCGCGCGACAGGGTCGTACTCCTCGGACAGCAGCCCCACGTCGTTGGCCAGGCCGATCAGCCGTTCGAACAGCTCGCGGGCCTCCTTCGTACGGCCCGTCATGTGCAGCGCGTCCGCGAGCCAGAACGAGCAGACGAGGAAGGTGCCCTCGCCGCCCGGCAGCCCGTCGACGTCGACGCCCTCGTCGCTGTAGCGGCGCAGCAGGAAGCCGTCGCGTTCGAGCTCGGCGCGCACCGCGTCGATGGTGCCGACGACCCGGGGATCGTCGGGCGGCAGGAAACCGACGCGGGGGATGAGCAGCAGTGAGGCGTCCAGTTCGCGTGACCCGTAGGACTGCGTGAAGGTGTTGCGTTCGCTGTCGAAGCCGTGCTCGCACACCTCCTTGTGCACCTCTTCGCGCATCGTGCGCCAGCCCTCCAGGTCGCCGACGAGATCCGGTTCGCTCTCCAGTGCCCGGACGGCGCGGTCGGCGGCCACCCACGCCATCACCTTCGAGTACACGAAGTGCCGGCGCGGGCCGCGCACCTCCCAGATCCCCTCGTCCGGCTGCCGCCAGGCGGTCCGCAGGAACTCCATCAGGGCGCACTGCAGGCGCCACATGTGCGGCTTGGACGGCAGGCCCGAGCGCCGGGCCAGCGAGAGCGAGTCGATGACCTCGCCGTACACGTCCAGTTGGAGCTGCTTGACGGCCTCGTTGCCGATCCGGACCGGGTACGAGCCCGCGAAGCCGGGCAGCCACGACAGCTCGAACTCGGGCAGCCGGCGCTCACCGGAGAGGCCGTACATGATCTGCAGGTCCGCGGGGTCGCCCGCGACCGCGCGCAGCAGCCAGTCGCGCCAGGCCTCGGCCTCCTCGTGGTACCCGGCCGACAGGAGCGCGCCCAGGGTGAGGGTCGAGTCGCGCAGCCAGCAGTAGCGGTAGTCCCAGTTGCGGACGCCGCCGAGTTCCTCAGGGAGCGAGGTGGTGGGGGCGGCGACGATGCCGCCGGTCGGGGCGAAGGTGAGGGCCTTCAGGGTGATCAGGGAGCGCACGACGGCGTCCCGGTGCGGACCGTCGTAACGGCAGCGCGCCGCCCACGCCTGCCAGTCCTCGACGCTGGAGCGCAGTGCCTCGTACGGGTCGATGAGCGGCGGGCGTGACTGGTGCGAGGGATGCCAGGTCAGGACGAAGGCGACCTTCTCGCCCGCCTCCACGGTGAACTCCGAGTGCGTACGGAAGTCCTTGCCCCAGGTGCGTACCTCGGGTTCGCTGCGCAGCCACACCGAGTCCGGGCCCGCGACCGCCACCCGCTGGCCGTCCGCCCTGCGCACCCACGGCACGACGGAGCCGTAGTCGAAGCGCAGTTGCAGGGTGCTGTGGACCGTCACCCGGCCGCTGAGCCCTTCGACGACGCGGACGAGATCGGGGGCGTGCTCGCGCTGTGGCATGAAGTCGGTCACGCGGACCGCGCCCTCGTCCGTCTCCCATTCGGAGTCGAGCACCAGCGTGTCCGGCCGGTACGCCCGCCGGGTGCAGGGGCCCGCCCCCGTGGGTGAGATCCGCCAGCGGCCGTGGTTCTCGTCGCCGAGGATCGCGGCGAAGCAGGCGGCCGAGTCGAAGCGTGGCAGACAGAGCCAGTCGACGGACCCGTCCCGGCCCACCAGCGCGGCGGTCTGTTCGTCCCCGATGAGCGCGTAGTCCTCGATACGTGGGTGCACGTGGGGCGAGTTCCCGGCGAAGGCCGGGGCCAATCGGGTCGGGGGCCGACCGGGTGACACCGGTCGAGGAGGTACGGGCGCGGCGGGCGGGGGTCAGGCGGCCACCGTGGCCGCTTCCGGCGTGGTCGCGGAGGCGGCGGCCTCGGCCCGGTCGCGGCGCTCCCGGCGAACCAGGATCACCCAGCCCACCGGCACACCCGCGGAGAAGAGCCACCACTGGATCGCGTACGCCATGTGCGGACCGATGTCGTTGTGCTCGGGGTCGGGAATCAGCTCGGGGGAGTCGCCCCTGGGCGCGGGCGCGGTCTGCTCGATGTACCCGCCGAGGACCTGCTTGCCGAGGCTCTTGGCCTGCTGCGCGCTGTTGATCAGCATGACCTGGCGGTCGGGCAGGCCCTGGATGTTCTTGATGCCGCTGTCGCCGGTCGTCTCGTCGGGCATCAGCCGCCCGGTGACGGTGATCTCGCCCTTCGCGGGCGCCGGGATCTTCGGGAACGCGGTCTGCGAGCCGTTCGAGTCGATCCAGCCCCGGTTGACGATCAGCACCCGGCCGTCGTCCAGGTCGAAGGGGGTCAGGACGTGGTAGCCGACCTCGCCGTCGGCGTTGGTGCGGCGCCGCACGACGACCTCGTGCGCGGTGTCGAAGGTGCCCTTCGCGGTCACCCGGCGGTACAGGTCCGCGTGCTTGACGGGCTGCCCCGGCGCGGTGACCGACTCTGCGGGCACCGGCGTGGCCGTCAGCGACTGCGAGATCACCTTGTTCAGAGCGACCTTGTGCTCATGGCGGTGCAGCTGCCAGAAGCCCAGCTTGATCATCGTGGGGATGAGCAGGAGGGCCACGAGGGTGAGAATCACCCACTGCCGGGACAACAGGAAGCGGTACACCCCACGACCGTACAACTCGGTCGTGGGGCGTGTTCACGGGGGTGCGCGTCGCCCGGACGGCGACGTGTGCTCTCGGACCGTTCCGGTCGGCTCTCAGACCTTGTCGATGATGCCCACCTTGCCCTCCGCGCGGGCGCAGTGCGCGCCGCAGAACCAGTGGCCCTCGACCTCGACGCCCTGGCCGATGATCTGCACGCGACAGTGCTCGCAGATGGGGGCCATCCGGTGGATCGCGCAGGAGAAACAGTCGAAGACGTGCACCGCGCCCTGCGCGTGCACCTCGAAGGTCATGCCGTAGTCGTTGCCGCACACTTCGCATCTCGCCATGCGCCACAGGGTGAGGTGCCGACGCGGCGCGGGCGAGCGGGCGCCGGGCGAGTCGCCCGGCAATCACCCGTACGTCCGTCAGCGACCCCGGCCCCTCTGCGGCCCTCCGGGGTCACTTCTCCGAGGCCGGGGCCACGTCCCGCAGCAGCTGGCCGAACGCCGCCTCGTCGATCACCGGTGTCCCGAACTGTTTGGCCTTGACCACCTTGGACGTGCTGGAGTCCGGATCGTTGGTGACCAGCAGGCTGGTCAGCCGGGACAGGCTCGTCGCGACATGCAGGCCGGCCTCGACGGCACGGTCCTCCAGCAGCTCGCGGTCGACGGACGTGTCCCCGGAGAACGCGACCCGCATACCCTGCTTGAGCGGTTTGCCCGCTTCATAGCGTCCTGGGTTGGGATAGGGGCATGCGGGGCGTTTGCGTGAAGGCCGCCAACTCCCGGACGGATAGCCACCGGACGAATAACCGCCGGAGGAGTAACCGCCGGAACCGGACTGCCGTCCGATGCGCGGCGCCGCGGGGCTCTCGGACCACTCCTTGAGTGGCCGGCACTCCAGGAGCGGCAGCCGGATGCCGTCCCGCGCGGCGGCCCGCAGGCTCGGCCGGAACGCCTCGGCCAGCACGCGCGCGTCGTCCAGCGCGTGGTGCGCCCGCTGCTGTACGACACCGAAGTGCGCGGCCAGCGACTCCAGCTTGTGGTTGGGCAGCGGCAGGCCCAGCTCCTTGGAGAGCGCGATGGTGCACAGCCGCTGACGCACCGGCGCCTCACGCTGCGCGCGCGCGTACTCCCGCGCGATCATCGACCAGTCGAAGACCGCGTTGTGCGCCACGAGCACCCGGTCGGCGAGCCGGTCGGAGAACTCCTCGGCGATGTCCTGGAAGAGCGGCGCGCCTTCGAGCACGTCGGTCGTCAGACCGTGGATCCAGACCGGGCCCGGGTCCCGCTCCGGGTTGACCATCGTGTACCAGTGGTCCTCGACCTCGCCGCGCGCGTCCAGCCGGTAGACGGCGGCCGAGATTATCCGGTCGTCGCGGGCAAGGCCGGTGGTCTCCACGTCGACGACCGCGTACCCCTGCGGATACGCGGCCGGCCAGGGGGCTGGTGACGATGCGGTCGTCAGGTCTTCGAGCATGGTCACTGAGGATACGGGCCCTGACTGACAGTCCGGCCCCCACCTTCCCGGATCCGACGGACGGTCCGGCCCCCGGAGTTGACGCGGTCGGCGGGTGGCGGGGGTGCTTCGTGTGGCGCGGGTCACCGGTTGGTCCGGCCCGGCGCACGTCCCCGGGCGCATGGCTGACGCATGGCTATGGACCTTTCGACGGTGTCCTGCAAGCGTGCTCCGCGCCCCAGCAGGTAGCGCCTACGAAGGGCGGTACGGACATGGCACGAGTGAGGTACGGCGCACGGACCGAGGCGGAGATCGCCGCCGCGCGCACCGCGAGCGCCAAACTCCCCGACATCTGGTCCACCGGTGTGGTGGCCGTCTGGGAGAGCGATCCGGACGCGGTCGCGGCGGTCCTGCCACCCCCGCTCAAACCCACCGGGCGGCCCCTGGTCCGGGTGAACATCAGCAAGGTCGACCTGCCGGGTTATCCGCTCGGCGCGGGTTCGTTCGCCGTCGCCGCGGCGCACGACGGCGTCGAGGGCTGGTACCCGCTGGTCATGCCGATGACCCACGAGCGGGCGCTCATAGGCGGCCGCGAGGTCTTCGGGGAGCCCAAGAAGCTCGGCGAGGTGACCGTGGAACGCGACGGTCTCGTCGTACGGGCCGCACTCGCCCGGCACGGCATCGCGTTCGTCGAGGTGCGCGGCGCGGTGAGCGGTGACCTGCCGCTGCCCGAGCCCGCCCAGAAGACCGACTTCTACTTCAAGTTCCTTCCCGCGGTGGACGGTTCGGGCTTCGACGCCCACCCCGTGCTCGTGCACTGCGTGCGCAACGAGAAGGTGCGCAGGCTGGAGCGCGTCACCGGGGACGTCGTGCTGCGCGAGTCGATGTACGACCCGGTCGCCGACCTCCCCGTACGCGAACTGGTCGAGATCACCCTCGGCGAGAAGACCACCGACCAGACGGGCAGGGTGGTCGAACGCGTCAGCGCCCAGGCCCTGTTGCCGTACATCCATCAGCGCTACGACGATCCGCGGCAGATCCTCGACGGGCCGCCGGAAGGGAGCGCCTGATGGAGCTGCGGGCGGGACAGGTCGCCGTCGTCACCGGCGCGGCGAGCGGTATCGGGCTCGCGATGGCGCGCCGGTTCGCGGCGGACGGTCTGAAGGTGGTCCTCGCGGACGTCGAGGAGGGCGCCCTGGAGAAGGCCGCCGCCACGCTGCGGGAGGACGGGGCGCAGGTGCACGCGCGCGTGGTGGACGTCTCGGAGCGCGAACAGCTCGACGCGCTCGCCGCCGAGACGTACGAGAAGTACGGCGCCGCGCATGTCCTGTGCAACAACGCGGGGGTCGGCTCCGGCGCCGAGGGCCGCATGTGGGAGCACGATCCGAACGACTGGAAGTGGGCCTTCGCCGTCAACGTCTGGGGTGTCTTCCACGGCGTCCAGGCCTTCGTGCCGCGGATGATCGCCGCGGGAGAGCCGGGCCACGTCGTCAACACCTCGTCCGGCGACGGCGGGATCGCCCCGCTGCCGACCGCCTCCGTGTACGCCGTCACCAAGGCGGCCGTCGTGACGATGACCGAGTCCCTGTACGCGCATCTCAAGGCGGAGCACGCGCGCGTGGGGGCGTCCGTGCTCTTCCCCGGGCCCCACATGCTCCGTACCGGCCTGTGGGAGTCGCACCGCAACCGGCCCGAGCGCTACGCGAAACAGCGCCCCAGGAAGACCCCGTACCGCAGCCTCGACCAGTGGGAGGCCGCGATGAAGGAGGCGGGGCAGGAGGTGCGGTTCACGCCGGTGGAGGAGGTCGCCGACCTGGTGGCGGACGGCATCCGGGAGGGCCGGTTCTGGCTGCTGCCCGCGAGCGAGCACAGCGACCGGCAGATCCGGGCGAGGTCGCAGTCGATGCTCGACCGGGCCGACCCGTCGTACCTAGAGCACTTCATCCTGGACTGAGGAGGCGGGCGATGACCGACCGGGACCCCTATCTGATCATCTCCTCCGACTGCCATGCCGGGCTCCCCACCGAGGAGTACCGGCCCTACCTGGACTCCCGGTTCCACCGGGACTTCGACGAGTTCCTCGCGGGCCAGGGCCGGCGCCGCGAGGAGATGAACCGGCTCGGCATCCGCAACGAGGCGTTCGCGGACCGCTGGTTCCAGGACAACGAGGAGGGCCTGCGCGGCGGTTGGGACACCGCGCAGCGTCTCAAGGAGCTGGACGGCGACGGTGTGGCAGGGGAGGTGGTCTTCCCGGACGCCGACGCCGTGGACAGCCGCACGGCGGCCCCCTTCGGCGTGGGCCTCGGCCTCTCCGGCGACCACGACCCGCAGCTCGGGATGGCGGGCGCGCAGGCCCACAACCGCTGGCTGGCGGAGTTCGTCGGGCAGAACCCCGAACGGCACTGCGGGGTCGCCCTGTTGCCGATCACGGCGTCCCCCGACGCGGTCGTCGCCGAGGTGTACCGCGCCAAGGAGTCGGGACTCGGTGCCCTGATGATCCCCGCCATGTGGGTCGACAAGGAGCCTTACCACGACCGCCGTTACGACCCCGTGTGGGCGGCCGCCGCCGAGTGCGGGATGCCGGTGGTCACGCACTCGGGCGCGGCGCCGCGCCACGAGTACGGCGACTACCTGGGGATCTACGTCTCCGAAGTCACCTGGTGGCCCGCGCGCCCCCTGTGGTTCCTGCTCTGGTCGGGCGTCTTCGAACGTCACCCGGGGCTGAAGTTCGGGGTGGCCGAGTCGGGTTGCTGGTGGCTGCCGAACCTCCTCTGGTTCATGGACCGCCTTTACCTGGGCGCGCACGGCGGCAAGAAGCTGTCGCCCTTCGCCGAGCTCGAGCGGCCCCCGCACGAGTACCTCGACCGGCAGCTCTTCATCTGCGCGACGAACACCAAGCGCCGCGAACTCGCCCAGCGCTACGAGATCGGAGTCGACAACATCCTCTGGGGCAGCGACTTCCCGCACCCCGAGGGAACCTGGCCCGACACACGCGCGTGGCTGCGGCGCACCTTCCACGACATCCCGGTCGCGGAGACCCGCCGCATGCTCGGCCTCGCGGCAGCCGAGGTCTTCGGCTTCGACGTCGAGCACCTGGCCCCGCTCGCCCGGCGCATCGGCCCGACCCCGGCCGACCTCGGCCAGAGCGACGACCAGACGGCCGTGGCGGCGTCCTGGGCACGCTCGCGCGAGGTGGGCCGCCACTGGCTGACCGACCACGACTTCCCGGTCCTGGGGGCGACGCCGTGAGCGCCCCCACGAACGACTCCGTGACCGACCGCTACACCGTGATCTCGGCGGACTGCCACGCCGGAGCGGACCTCCTGGACTACCGGCCCTACCTGGCGAAGGATCACCACGAGGTGTTCGACGCGTGGGCGGCCGGCTACGTCAATCCGTACGAGGACCTGCTCGCCGACACCGCCGACAAGAACTGGAACTCCGCACGGCGCCTGGCGGAGCTGGAGGAGGACGGCATCGTCGCGGAGGTGGTGTTCCCCAACACCATCCCGCCCTTCTTCCCGTCGGCCGCCCTGATGGCGCCGGCCCCCACCGCCGAGGAGTTCGAACGGCGCTGGGCGGGCCTGCGCGCCCACAACCGCTGGCTCGCGGACTTCTGCGCGGCCGCGCCGGGCCGCCGCGCGGGTGTCTTCCAGATCCTCCTGAACGACGTGGCGGAGGCGGTGAAGGAGATCAGATGGGCCTCCCGGGCGGGCCTCAGGGGCGGCCTGCTGCTCCCCGGCACCCCACCGGGCTCGGGACTGCCCGAGCTGTACTCGTCGACGTACGACCCGATCTGGGCGGTCTGTGAGGAGCTCGGCGTCCCCGTGAACCACCACGCGGGCTCGGCGTCCCCGCCACTGGGCGAGGAACCGGCGGCCCGCGCGGTCTTCATGGTCGAGACGACCTGGTTCTCCCACCGCGCGCTCTGGCACCTCATCTTCGGCGGCGCCTTCCGCCGCCATCCCGGCCTGAAGCTGGTGCTGACCGAGCAGGGCTCGGGCTGGATCCCCGGGGTGCTCGACATGCTGGACTACTACCACGGGAGGCTGTCGGCGGTGGCGAGGAGGACGAAGCGGTCGACGGCGGAGTCGAAGTTCGGCGCGGGACTCGCCGAGTCGATGGGCAAGGGCCCCTCGGACGTCTGGCGGGACAACTGCTTCGTCGGCGCGAGCTTCATGCGCCCGCACGAGGTGCCGCTGCGGGCGCGGATCGGCGTCGACAAGATCATGTGGGGCAGCGACTACCCGCACGACGAGGGCACCTACCCCTACTCGCGGGAGGGCCTGCGCTGCGCGTACGCGGGCGTGCCGCGCGAGGAGGTCGCCGCGATGGTCGGCGGGAACGCCGCCCGGGTCTACGGCTTCGACCTCGACGCCCTGGATCCCCTCGCGGCGAAGGTGGGACCGGCCGTGGCGGAACTGGCCGAACCGCTGACGCGGCCCCCGGCGGACGCGACGAGCCCGGTGTTCGCGCGGGGAGCGTCAGTACGCGTCTGGTGACGCGCCAGGTGGCATCCTCCCCGTGTGACGGTACCCACGCACGACGAGGCCCACGAAGGCACCCTCGGCTCCCGCCTGAACTGGCTGCGGGCCGCGGTGCTGGGCGCCAACGACGGCATCGTTTCCACCGCGGGCCTCGTCGTCGGCGTGGCCGGCGCCACGGACGACCGCTCCGCGCTGCTCACGGCGGGCCTCGCCGGGCTGCTGGCCGGGTCCATGTCGATGGCGGCGGGCGAGTACGTCTCGGTCTCCACCCAACTGGACTCCGAGAAGGCCGCCCTGGCGCTGGAGCGACGCGAACTGCGCGAACAGCCGGCCGCCGAGCTCGAGGAGCTGACCGAACTCCTGGAGCAGCGCGGCCTGACCCGCGAGGTGGCCCGCGAGGCGGCGGAGCAGCTCACGGAACGCGACGCCCTGAGGGCCCACGCACGCGTGGAACTCGGCATCGACCCCGACGACCTCACCAACCCCTGGCACGCGGCCTGGGCGAGCTTCCTCTCCTTCACCGTGGGTGCCCTTCTTCCCCTCCTCGCCATCGTCCTGCCACCGGAAGCCTGGCGCCTGGGTGTCACCGTGCTCTCGGTACTGGCCGCCCTGGTCCTCACCGGCTGGCTGAGCGCCCGCCTGGGCTCGGCGAATCCGAGCCGCGCGGTACTGCGGAACGTGGGCGGGGGAGCGCTGGCGATGGGGGTCACGTATGCGGCGGGGGTGCTGTTGGGGGCGGCGGGGGTGTGACGAGCGCCGAGCGGACATCCGACGAGCATCGGTCCGGACCTGTCGGCGTCCTTGGCGGAGATCACCAATAAGCAAGCGCGTACCCCCGGTAATACTTGTGGGTAACAACGTCTAGCCGTGGCCGAGCTGCGGTTCTACGGTGCACCCATGCCGAACCTGCCCGATGTCGTGCTGTGGTCGATACCCGCCTTTGTGCTGCTCACCGTGATCGAGATGGTGAGCGTCCGGATCCATCCGGACGACGATGCCGCGGGGTACGAGGCGAAGGATGCCGCGACGAGCGTCGGCATGGGGCTTGGGAGTCTCGTCTTCGACTTCCTGTGGAAGATCCCGATCGTCGCGATCTATACGGCGATCTATGAACTCACGCCGCTGCGGGTGCCCGTCCTGTGGTGGACCGTTCCGCTGATGCTGCTGGGGCAGGACTTCTTCTACTACTGGTCGCATCGCG is a window of Streptomyces mirabilis DNA encoding:
- a CDS encoding SDR family oxidoreductase, with protein sequence MDLGLKDRVYVVTGATRGLGNATARELTADGAKVIVTGRDEKTAADAASALGPNAVGVAADNSDPGAADRLIAAARAHFGGFDGILISVGGPPPGFVADNTDEQWTAAFESVFLGAVRLARAAAAELGEGGVIGFVLSGSVYEPIPGLTISNGLRPGLAGFAKSLADELGPRGIRVLGLLPARIDTDRVRELDGLSADPEATRAANESRIPLRRYGTPEEFGRTAAFLLSPAASYLTGIMMPVDGGVRSGF
- a CDS encoding glycoside hydrolase family 15 protein, encoding MHPRIEDYALIGDEQTAALVGRDGSVDWLCLPRFDSAACFAAILGDENHGRWRISPTGAGPCTRRAYRPDTLVLDSEWETDEGAVRVTDFMPQREHAPDLVRVVEGLSGRVTVHSTLQLRFDYGSVVPWVRRADGQRVAVAGPDSVWLRSEPEVRTWGKDFRTHSEFTVEAGEKVAFVLTWHPSHQSRPPLIDPYEALRSSVEDWQAWAARCRYDGPHRDAVVRSLITLKALTFAPTGGIVAAPTTSLPEELGGVRNWDYRYCWLRDSTLTLGALLSAGYHEEAEAWRDWLLRAVAGDPADLQIMYGLSGERRLPEFELSWLPGFAGSYPVRIGNEAVKQLQLDVYGEVIDSLSLARRSGLPSKPHMWRLQCALMEFLRTAWRQPDEGIWEVRGPRRHFVYSKVMAWVAADRAVRALESEPDLVGDLEGWRTMREEVHKEVCEHGFDSERNTFTQSYGSRELDASLLLIPRVGFLPPDDPRVVGTIDAVRAELERDGFLLRRYSDEGVDVDGLPGGEGTFLVCSFWLADALHMTGRTKEARELFERLIGLANDVGLLSEEYDPVARRQLGNFPQAFSHLGLVGTAFNLFGEAHPGGVETTG
- a CDS encoding SURF1 family protein, with product MYRFLLSRQWVILTLVALLLIPTMIKLGFWQLHRHEHKVALNKVISQSLTATPVPAESVTAPGQPVKHADLYRRVTAKGTFDTAHEVVVRRRTNADGEVGYHVLTPFDLDDGRVLIVNRGWIDSNGSQTAFPKIPAPAKGEITVTGRLMPDETTGDSGIKNIQGLPDRQVMLINSAQQAKSLGKQVLGGYIEQTAPAPRGDSPELIPDPEHNDIGPHMAYAIQWWLFSAGVPVGWVILVRRERRDRAEAAASATTPEAATVAA
- a CDS encoding DEDDh family exonuclease, yielding MLEDLTTASSPAPWPAAYPQGYAVVDVETTGLARDDRIISAAVYRLDARGEVEDHWYTMVNPERDPGPVWIHGLTTDVLEGAPLFQDIAEEFSDRLADRVLVAHNAVFDWSMIAREYARAQREAPVRQRLCTIALSKELGLPLPNHKLESLAAHFGVVQQRAHHALDDARVLAEAFRPSLRAAARDGIRLPLLECRPLKEWSESPAAPRIGRQSGSGGYSSGGYSSGGYPSGSWRPSRKRPACPYPNPGRYEAGKPLKQGMRVAFSGDTSVDRELLEDRAVEAGLHVATSLSRLTSLLVTNDPDSSTSKVVKAKQFGTPVIDEAAFGQLLRDVAPASEK
- a CDS encoding acetoacetate decarboxylase family protein, with product MARVRYGARTEAEIAAARTASAKLPDIWSTGVVAVWESDPDAVAAVLPPPLKPTGRPLVRVNISKVDLPGYPLGAGSFAVAAAHDGVEGWYPLVMPMTHERALIGGREVFGEPKKLGEVTVERDGLVVRAALARHGIAFVEVRGAVSGDLPLPEPAQKTDFYFKFLPAVDGSGFDAHPVLVHCVRNEKVRRLERVTGDVVLRESMYDPVADLPVRELVEITLGEKTTDQTGRVVERVSAQALLPYIHQRYDDPRQILDGPPEGSA
- a CDS encoding SDR family NAD(P)-dependent oxidoreductase — encoded protein: MELRAGQVAVVTGAASGIGLAMARRFAADGLKVVLADVEEGALEKAAATLREDGAQVHARVVDVSEREQLDALAAETYEKYGAAHVLCNNAGVGSGAEGRMWEHDPNDWKWAFAVNVWGVFHGVQAFVPRMIAAGEPGHVVNTSSGDGGIAPLPTASVYAVTKAAVVTMTESLYAHLKAEHARVGASVLFPGPHMLRTGLWESHRNRPERYAKQRPRKTPYRSLDQWEAAMKEAGQEVRFTPVEEVADLVADGIREGRFWLLPASEHSDRQIRARSQSMLDRADPSYLEHFILD
- a CDS encoding amidohydrolase family protein; amino-acid sequence: MTDRDPYLIISSDCHAGLPTEEYRPYLDSRFHRDFDEFLAGQGRRREEMNRLGIRNEAFADRWFQDNEEGLRGGWDTAQRLKELDGDGVAGEVVFPDADAVDSRTAAPFGVGLGLSGDHDPQLGMAGAQAHNRWLAEFVGQNPERHCGVALLPITASPDAVVAEVYRAKESGLGALMIPAMWVDKEPYHDRRYDPVWAAAAECGMPVVTHSGAAPRHEYGDYLGIYVSEVTWWPARPLWFLLWSGVFERHPGLKFGVAESGCWWLPNLLWFMDRLYLGAHGGKKLSPFAELERPPHEYLDRQLFICATNTKRRELAQRYEIGVDNILWGSDFPHPEGTWPDTRAWLRRTFHDIPVAETRRMLGLAAAEVFGFDVEHLAPLARRIGPTPADLGQSDDQTAVAASWARSREVGRHWLTDHDFPVLGATP
- a CDS encoding amidohydrolase family protein, whose product is MSAPTNDSVTDRYTVISADCHAGADLLDYRPYLAKDHHEVFDAWAAGYVNPYEDLLADTADKNWNSARRLAELEEDGIVAEVVFPNTIPPFFPSAALMAPAPTAEEFERRWAGLRAHNRWLADFCAAAPGRRAGVFQILLNDVAEAVKEIRWASRAGLRGGLLLPGTPPGSGLPELYSSTYDPIWAVCEELGVPVNHHAGSASPPLGEEPAARAVFMVETTWFSHRALWHLIFGGAFRRHPGLKLVLTEQGSGWIPGVLDMLDYYHGRLSAVARRTKRSTAESKFGAGLAESMGKGPSDVWRDNCFVGASFMRPHEVPLRARIGVDKIMWGSDYPHDEGTYPYSREGLRCAYAGVPREEVAAMVGGNAARVYGFDLDALDPLAAKVGPAVAELAEPLTRPPADATSPVFARGASVRVW
- a CDS encoding VIT1/CCC1 transporter family protein, with protein sequence MTVPTHDEAHEGTLGSRLNWLRAAVLGANDGIVSTAGLVVGVAGATDDRSALLTAGLAGLLAGSMSMAAGEYVSVSTQLDSEKAALALERRELREQPAAELEELTELLEQRGLTREVAREAAEQLTERDALRAHARVELGIDPDDLTNPWHAAWASFLSFTVGALLPLLAIVLPPEAWRLGVTVLSVLAALVLTGWLSARLGSANPSRAVLRNVGGGALAMGVTYAAGVLLGAAGV